GATCCGGCATCCCCTGGTCCGTGAGTCACTGCGCATGCTGGGTATCCAAGGAGGATTGGAAATCACTTCCGTGGCCGATATTCCTGCCAAGGGGACCGGGCTGGGATCCTCGAGCTCGTTCACGGTGGGCTTGCTCAATGCCTTGCATGCTCATACCGAACGCCACGCCTCCGCAGAACAGCTGGCTCAGCAATCCTGCGAGATCGAGCTCGAACGATGTGCCGAGCCAATAGGCAAACAAGACCAATACGCCGCGGCATACGGCGGGTTGAACTTTATTCGCTTCAACCCGGACGATTCCGTCGCAGTGGAACCCATTATCTGCCGGAAAGAAACGCTCCGCCAACTCCAACAGAACATCCTGGTCTTTTACACCGGGTTGACGCGCAGCGCTTCAGCCATCCTTCGCCACCAAGGAGCCGAAGTAGCGGGAGCGCGGAAGAAGCAGCGCATCCTGCAGCGGATGGTCGCGCTCGCGGAACAGCTCAAAGCAGAACTCCAGTCCAACAACCTTCCCGCATTCGGGGAAATCATCCATGAAAACTGGGAGCTCAAACGCCAGTTGACCACCGGCATTTCCAATCCCGCCATTGACAGCTGGTACAAAAAAGCCCGCCAAGCAGGGGCCTTAGGCGGAAAGCTCCTGGGGGCGGGCAGTGGCGGATTCCTGATGTTCTACGCCCCGCGAGACCGCCACGAGGCAATCTCCGGGGCGCTGTCCGACTTGCGGCCGATGGAGTTCGGATTCGAGCCCCAGGGCAGTCGCATCATCTTCGTGCATCACTAGGCGCTTCTTACTTGGTCTTCGGAAGCAGGCCCTGAACCGACTTGACCGCATCGCCACCGCCGGCTTTCGCCGCCGCCATGGCCTGTTGGATCTTGGCCTTGAGATCATCCACCAGCTTTTGCTGATCGGCCGACAGTTTCAGGTCAGTCAAGGACTTGAGCGCCTCCTGCGCCTCCGGAAGCTTCCCCTGCCCGAGCAATCCCTGAGCCTGGGCGAGCACTTCCTGAAATTTCGCGTTCACAGCAGCCGCGGCGTCCGAAGCGGCGGCCGTAGCCGACTGGGCTGCCTGCTGAGCCCCCTCAGCGACCGTCGGCGCCGCCGCCGGAGCAGGAGCAGAAGCACCCGCGGGTTTGTCCGAAGGCGTTTCGCTGCAGCCTGTGAGCCCAACAACCGCGATCACCAGGGACAAAGAGAGTAAGGAGGTTTTCATAGAGTGTGTGAATGGTCTTAAGGCCTCGATGGAGGCCAACCTAGATACTTTGGACTTTTTTAAGCCAGGCGGCAAGCGGGAATGCCAGGTCTTCTTTTTTCCTTCAGATGGAACGTCTTTTGAGATTTGCTAGCCGAACACGACCGTCTCCCGAGAGAGTTTGGCCGTGAAGTTGACGACTCGATGAACAATTTCTTAAACCAGCCGCCGCCCACCGACCTGCACGGCCGACTTGCCTTTACTGTGAACGAGTTCGTCCCTCGGTCGCTGGTGCAGGACAAGTCCGTGCTTAACATCGGCTGTGGGTATGGTTGGTTTGAGCTGTGGGCGACCCGCTCAGGAGCCACCCGCATGGCGGCGATCGATGTCACCGATGCCGACCTCGATACCGCCCGCCGCTTCATCCAGGACCCCCGGGTGGAGTTCAAGGTCGGTTCCGCCATTGAGATCCCCTACCCCGATCAGTCGTTCCATACCGCCGTGTCCTGGGAAGTGATCGAGCATATCCCGCGCAACACCGAGCCCAAGATGTTCTCCGAAGTCCATCGGGTGTTGAAGCCGGGTGGACAGTTTCTGCTCTCCACCCCCAACCGCCATTGGCTCTCGATCCTTTTGGACCCAACCGTCCTCATGATCGATCACCGGCACTACAGCATCGATTTCCTGGCGGACATCGCCAAAAAACAAGGATTTCGACTGGTCAACCACCAGGTGAAGTGCGGCACCCGCGAGGCTCTCGACATGTGGAACCTTTACATTTCCAAGTGGATCTTCCGGCGGGATCGCTTCTTCAAGGAAGCCAGCCTCCGGATGACCGACTACGACTACAGCCGTCCTAGCGGTTTCAACACGCTCTTCGCCCGCTTCGAGAAGATTTAGCAGCCGGTTGGCTCCATGAGCCGGTCGCTCGCTTCGGTGTCCGGAGCTGTGCAATCGCAAGCGAAAGAACAAGGCGCTGTGGACTGGGGAGACACGTCTCCGCTTTTCCTGCGCGTGGCGGAGTGGCTGCTGGTGTGCCTATTGTAAACGCCACCGTTGGAGGGACTAAACTCGGCCGAAGGAAAAGCGGTGTCGTGCCCTAAGCATTACCCACAAGTTTAGAAGATCTTGGACCTCTATCCCAACGGGATAGCGCCTCAAAGCCCAGGGTTGCGAGGAACGAGCTACCCTGGAAAAAACCCATAGAATTCACAACCCCATCGTGGGTTGCGGTTTGTTTGGGGGTGTTGGCCGATCCAGTCGCAACCCGCGTTGGGGTTGTGAGAAAACAACGACTAACCCAGGGTAGGCGCTCCCGCTTCGCGCCAACCCTGGGCTTT
The genomic region above belongs to Verrucomicrobiales bacterium and contains:
- a CDS encoding class I SAM-dependent methyltransferase, producing MNNFLNQPPPTDLHGRLAFTVNEFVPRSLVQDKSVLNIGCGYGWFELWATRSGATRMAAIDVTDADLDTARRFIQDPRVEFKVGSAIEIPYPDQSFHTAVSWEVIEHIPRNTEPKMFSEVHRVLKPGGQFLLSTPNRHWLSILLDPTVLMIDHRHYSIDFLADIAKKQGFRLVNHQVKCGTREALDMWNLYISKWIFRRDRFFKEASLRMTDYDYSRPSGFNTLFARFEKI